One Camelina sativa cultivar DH55 chromosome 3, Cs, whole genome shotgun sequence genomic window carries:
- the LOC104778087 gene encoding RWD domain-containing protein 1-like produces MTEYKQEQDMEIEALEAILMDEFKEIHSSESGLNTSNRCFQITVIPQDDDLEESAIPPVQLALVFSHTENYPDEAPLLDVKSIQGIHVSDLTILKEKLEQEASENLGMAMIYTLVSSAKDWLSEHYGQDDAADLAEEEAAKEDEVIVPHGEPVTLETFLAWRERFEAELALERAKLMPDSALTVTKEKKLTGRQWFESGRARGTVVTADQESEEEDDEDIDFEDEDFEDDEEDMLEHYLAEKSDSSAPSSRT; encoded by the exons ATGACGG AGTATAAGCAGGAACAGGATATGGAGATTGAAGCTCTTGAAGCTATACTTATGGATGAGTTTAAAG AAATCCATTCTAGTGAAAGTGGGCTTAATACTTCGAACCGATGCTTTCAGATTACAGTGATTCCTCAG GATGATGATCTGGAAGAGTCAGCTATTCCACCAG TTCAGCTTGCTTTGGTTTTCTCGCACACAGAAAATTACCCGGACGAGGCTCCGCTTTTGGATGTTAAAAG TATTCAAGGGATCCATGTTAGTGACCTCACCATCTTGAAAGAGAAGCTTGAACAAGAG GCATCTGAAAATCTTGGTATGGCCATGATCTATACACTGGTCTCATCAGCAAAGGACTGGTTGTCTGAACACTATGGGCAAGATGATGCAGCTGACCTTGCCGAAGAAGAAGCTGCCAAAGAGGATGAG GTTATTGTCCCTCATGGAGAACCTGTTACGCTGGAGACATTTTTGGCatggagagagagatttgaggcCGAGCTTGCACTTGAGCGAGCCAA GCTGATGCCGGATTCTGCTCTTACGGTTACTAAGGAGAAGAAGCTTACAGGAAGACAGTGGTTTGAAAGTGGCCGAGCG AGAGGAACGGTGGTCACTGCTGATCAAGAGtctgaggaggaagatgatgaagacatcGACTTTGAAGACGAAGACTTTGAAG atgatgaagaagacatgcTTGAGCACTATTTGGCGGAGAAATCCGATTCTTCCGCTCCCTCTTCACGGACATGA
- the LOC104778089 gene encoding syntaxin-81, with protein MSRFRDRTEDFKDSVRKAAVSIGYNESKVAATMASFIMHKPKERLPFTRAAFKTLESIRELDQFMLKHRKDYVDMHRTTEQEKDSIEQETTLFIKTCKEQIDILKNSIRNEEANSKGWLGLPADNFNADTIAHKHGVVLILSEKLHSVTAQFDQLRATRFQDIINRATPRRKPKRIVKEANPINTTLANSESIEPDEIQAQPRREQQQQLLDDETQALQVELSNLLDGARQTETKMVEMSALNHLMATHVLQQAQQIEVLYDQAVEATKNVELGNKELSQAIQRNTSSRTFLLLFFFVLTFSVLFLDWYS; from the exons ATGTCGAGATTTAGAGACAGGACCGAGGATTTCAAGGATTCTGTTCGGAAAGCCGCTGTTTCGATTGGTTATAATGAG TCTAAAGTGGCAGCGACAATGGCGTCTTTTATTATGCATAAGCCAAAGGAGAGATTGCCGTTCACGAGAGCTGCTTTCAAAACG CTGGAAAGCATCAGGGAGTTGGATCAGTTTATGTTGAAGCATCGAAAGGATTATGTTGATATGCACCGGACTACAGAACAGGAAAAGGATAGTATTGAACAAGAA actactctttttataaaaacttgCAAAGAACAGATCGATATTCTCAAAAACAGTATTAGAAATGAAGAAGCAAACTCCAAAGGATGGCTTGGCCTCCCTGCAGATAACTTCAATGCTGATACTATAGCACACAAACATGGAGTG gttTTGATTTTGAGTGAGAAACTTCATTCAGTCACTGCCCAGTTTGATCAGCTTAGAGCTACTCGTTTCCAAGACATTATTAACAGAGCTACGCCGAGAAGAAAACCTAAGAGGATCGTGAAGGAAGCTAATCCAATTAACACGACTCTGGCAAATTCGGAGTCCATAGAACCTGATGAAATTCAGGCCCAACCTCgtagagaacaacaacaacaacttctaGACGATGAGACACAAGCCCTTCAG GTAGAGCTAAGTAATCTTTTAGATGGTGCTAGGCAGACAGAGACTAAGATGGTGGAGATGTCTGCGTTAAACCACTTGATGGCAACTCATGTTCTGCAACAAGCCCAACAGATAGAGGTTCTTTATGACCAG GCGGTTGAGGCAACAAAGAACGTGGAGCTTGGAAACAAAGAGCTTTCTCAAGCAATCCAACGTAACACCAGCAGCAGAACCTTTCTCTTGCTGTTTTTCTTCGTCCTTACTTTCTCCGTCTTGTTCTTGGATTGGTACAGTTAA
- the LOC104778090 gene encoding uncharacterized protein At1g51745-like isoform X2 produces MESNDDQNLEAINASVGRLVWVRRRNGSWWPGQTLVHDQVSDNSLVSPKVGTPIKLLGRDDVSVDWYILENSKTVKAFRCGEYDTCIEKAKAAAAASSANKKAAKCTRREDAINNALEIENSHLAKEDHPGDNLCSSSGEEDSKRCLSGKEDEDLGSSDAGEAEDELDSVPEQLQSSMSSQEMNNVGVSKVQPRRRRTPNDSEDDGTEGVKRMRGLEDIGKEQVGAIIEHRQEMGLICAAGHSDSVSNGNIIANGDKVCSPTSLKRKRAQVIIAHECSKRKNRRRQLTKVLESTAMVSVPVTCDQLVTLDSQGIYDTKLSGMETVESMKSVSVVINNNSDSTGVSCEDAYENVVGASHNNKAKDSEISSISVSAEDDSSDRLFDVPLIGEEKHSEACRISSPRRALVTDLTRRRGLSSQDVFVKNEGSNGYASTSSPVSEPVNSDLNGVEKSTSKWQLKGKRNSRQMSKKQEARRTVYGEQANNNSSVPHSGLYEVKIEVKENYKKPRNVPLVSRMSELNGKAIVGHPITVEILEEGYCNGVVMSQVVVKTKSLSKKNGKKRKSRGASWNTKKKSSSQSIKTRRLSTLTSQRLTEKIKKQATGKAKETVVACIPLKVVFSRINQVLKGSARQTQHRALPSAVKT; encoded by the exons ATGGAGAGTAATGATGACCAAAACTTGGAGGCGATTAATGCGTCGGTTGGAAGATTGGTATGGGTTCGCCGCCGTAACGGTTCTTGGTGGCCCGGACAGACCTTGGTTCATGACCAAGTCTCTGACAACTCTTTGGTTTCTCCAAAAGTTGGCACTCCAATAAAGCTTCTAGGTCGTGATGATGTTAGCGT GGATTGGTATATTCTTGAAAATTCCAAGACGGTGAAGGCGTTTCGTTGTGGAGAGTATGATACTTGCATTGAGAAGGCAAAGGCTGCTGCAGCAGCGAGCTCTGCTAATAAAAAAGCTGCCAAGTGTACTCGCCGAGAAGATGCTATTAACAATGCTCTCGAGATTGAGAATTCACATCTTGCAAAAGAAGATCATCCAGGAGACAATTTGTGTAGTTCATCTGGTGAGGAAGATTCTAAAAGGTGTCTTTCTGGCAAAGAGGATGAGGATTTGGGATCCTCTGATGCAGGAGAGGCTGAAGATGAATTGGATTCAGTGCCGGAGCAATTGCAATCCAGTATGTCTTCCCAAGAAATGAATAATGTTGGAGTTTCCAAGGTGCAGCCGAGGAGAAGGAGAACACCAAATGACTCAGAAGATGATGGGACTGAAGGAGTCAAGCGAATGAGAGGGCTTGAGGATATTGGGAAAGAACAGGTTGGTGCTATCATCGAGCATAGGCAAGAAATGGGTTTGATCTGTGCTGCAGGCCACAGTGATTCAGTGTCGAATGGAAATATCATTGCCAATGGGGACAAGGTATGCTCCCCGACAtcacttaaaagaaaaagggcACAAGTTATAATTGCTCATGAGTGCTCTAAAAGAAAAAACCGACGCCGGCAATTGACAAAGGTGTTAGAGAGTACAGCTATGGTCTCTGTCCCTGTTACCTGTGACCAGCTCGTCACTTTGGATAGTCAAGGAATTTATGACACCAAATTATCGGGAATGGAGACTGTTGAATCTATGAAAAGTGTATCTGTTGTAATCAACAATAACTCAGACAGCACCGGGGTTTCATGTGAGGATGCTTATGAAAATGTTGTTGGAGCCTCCCATAACAACAAGGCAAAAGACAGTGAAATTTCTAGCATTTCAGTTTCGGCAGAGGATGATTCTTCTGACAGATTATTTGATGTTCCGTTAATTGGAGAAGAAAAACACTCAGAAG CTTGTAGAATCTCCTCACCAAGGAGAGCTCTTGTTACTGATTTAACAAGGAGGCGTGGTCTGAGTAGTCAGGATGTGTTTGTTAAGAATGAGGGAAGTAATGGGTATGCTTCTACAAGTTCACCAGTTTCAGAACCTGTCAACTCTGATTTGAACGGGGTTGAGAAGAGCACTTCTAAGTGGCAGCTAAAAGGAAAGAGGAATTCAAGACAGATGAGTAAGAAGCAAGAAGCGAGAAGAACTGTGTACGGAGAACAAGCTAATAACAACAGTTCTGTGCCTCACTCTGGGCTGTACGAGGTAAAGATTGAGGTAAAGGAAAACTATAAGAAACCCCGTAATGTTCCGCTGGTGTCTCGTATGAGTGAATTGAATGGCAAAGCTATTGTTGGGCATCCTATAACTGTGGAAATCTTGGAAGAAGGCTACTGTAACGGTGTGGTGATGTCTCAAGTTGTTGTGAAGACAAAGTCGTTATCCAAAAAGAATGGCAAGAAGAGGAAGTCGCGTGGTGCTTCATGGAATACAAAGAAGAAATCGTCTTCCCAATCGATAAAGACAAGGCGGCTCTCTACTCTAACGAGCCAGAGGTTGACGGAAAAAATCAAGAAGCAGGCAACCGGAAAGGCAAAGGAAACAGTTGTAGCTTGTATACCGCTGAAAGTAGTTTTTAGTAGGATAAACCAAGTGCTGAAAGGCTCAGCAAGACAAACGCAACACCGAGCATTGCCATCTGCAGTCAAAAcgtga
- the LOC104778090 gene encoding uncharacterized protein At1g51745-like isoform X1, translating to MESNDDQNLEAINASVGRLVWVRRRNGSWWPGQTLVHDQVSDNSLVSPKVGTPIKLLGRDDVSVDWYILENSKTVKAFRCGEYDTCIEKAKAAAAASSANKKAAKCTRREDAINNALEIENSHLAKEDHPGDNLCSSSGEEDSKRCLSGKEDEDLGSSDAGEAEDELDSVPEQLQSSMSSQEMNNVGVSKVQPRRRRTPNDSEDDGTEGVKRMRGLEDIGKEQVGAIIEHRQEMGLICAAGHSDSVSNGNIIANGDKVCSPTSLKRKRAQVIIAHECSKRKNRRRQLTKVLESTAMVSVPVTCDQLVTLDSQGIYDTKLSGMETVESMKSVSVVINNNSDSTGVSCEDAYENVVGASHNNKAKDSEISSISVSAEDDSSDRLFDVPLIGEEKHSEAACRISSPRRALVTDLTRRRGLSSQDVFVKNEGSNGYASTSSPVSEPVNSDLNGVEKSTSKWQLKGKRNSRQMSKKQEARRTVYGEQANNNSSVPHSGLYEVKIEVKENYKKPRNVPLVSRMSELNGKAIVGHPITVEILEEGYCNGVVMSQVVVKTKSLSKKNGKKRKSRGASWNTKKKSSSQSIKTRRLSTLTSQRLTEKIKKQATGKAKETVVACIPLKVVFSRINQVLKGSARQTQHRALPSAVKT from the exons ATGGAGAGTAATGATGACCAAAACTTGGAGGCGATTAATGCGTCGGTTGGAAGATTGGTATGGGTTCGCCGCCGTAACGGTTCTTGGTGGCCCGGACAGACCTTGGTTCATGACCAAGTCTCTGACAACTCTTTGGTTTCTCCAAAAGTTGGCACTCCAATAAAGCTTCTAGGTCGTGATGATGTTAGCGT GGATTGGTATATTCTTGAAAATTCCAAGACGGTGAAGGCGTTTCGTTGTGGAGAGTATGATACTTGCATTGAGAAGGCAAAGGCTGCTGCAGCAGCGAGCTCTGCTAATAAAAAAGCTGCCAAGTGTACTCGCCGAGAAGATGCTATTAACAATGCTCTCGAGATTGAGAATTCACATCTTGCAAAAGAAGATCATCCAGGAGACAATTTGTGTAGTTCATCTGGTGAGGAAGATTCTAAAAGGTGTCTTTCTGGCAAAGAGGATGAGGATTTGGGATCCTCTGATGCAGGAGAGGCTGAAGATGAATTGGATTCAGTGCCGGAGCAATTGCAATCCAGTATGTCTTCCCAAGAAATGAATAATGTTGGAGTTTCCAAGGTGCAGCCGAGGAGAAGGAGAACACCAAATGACTCAGAAGATGATGGGACTGAAGGAGTCAAGCGAATGAGAGGGCTTGAGGATATTGGGAAAGAACAGGTTGGTGCTATCATCGAGCATAGGCAAGAAATGGGTTTGATCTGTGCTGCAGGCCACAGTGATTCAGTGTCGAATGGAAATATCATTGCCAATGGGGACAAGGTATGCTCCCCGACAtcacttaaaagaaaaagggcACAAGTTATAATTGCTCATGAGTGCTCTAAAAGAAAAAACCGACGCCGGCAATTGACAAAGGTGTTAGAGAGTACAGCTATGGTCTCTGTCCCTGTTACCTGTGACCAGCTCGTCACTTTGGATAGTCAAGGAATTTATGACACCAAATTATCGGGAATGGAGACTGTTGAATCTATGAAAAGTGTATCTGTTGTAATCAACAATAACTCAGACAGCACCGGGGTTTCATGTGAGGATGCTTATGAAAATGTTGTTGGAGCCTCCCATAACAACAAGGCAAAAGACAGTGAAATTTCTAGCATTTCAGTTTCGGCAGAGGATGATTCTTCTGACAGATTATTTGATGTTCCGTTAATTGGAGAAGAAAAACACTCAGAAG CAGCTTGTAGAATCTCCTCACCAAGGAGAGCTCTTGTTACTGATTTAACAAGGAGGCGTGGTCTGAGTAGTCAGGATGTGTTTGTTAAGAATGAGGGAAGTAATGGGTATGCTTCTACAAGTTCACCAGTTTCAGAACCTGTCAACTCTGATTTGAACGGGGTTGAGAAGAGCACTTCTAAGTGGCAGCTAAAAGGAAAGAGGAATTCAAGACAGATGAGTAAGAAGCAAGAAGCGAGAAGAACTGTGTACGGAGAACAAGCTAATAACAACAGTTCTGTGCCTCACTCTGGGCTGTACGAGGTAAAGATTGAGGTAAAGGAAAACTATAAGAAACCCCGTAATGTTCCGCTGGTGTCTCGTATGAGTGAATTGAATGGCAAAGCTATTGTTGGGCATCCTATAACTGTGGAAATCTTGGAAGAAGGCTACTGTAACGGTGTGGTGATGTCTCAAGTTGTTGTGAAGACAAAGTCGTTATCCAAAAAGAATGGCAAGAAGAGGAAGTCGCGTGGTGCTTCATGGAATACAAAGAAGAAATCGTCTTCCCAATCGATAAAGACAAGGCGGCTCTCTACTCTAACGAGCCAGAGGTTGACGGAAAAAATCAAGAAGCAGGCAACCGGAAAGGCAAAGGAAACAGTTGTAGCTTGTATACCGCTGAAAGTAGTTTTTAGTAGGATAAACCAAGTGCTGAAAGGCTCAGCAAGACAAACGCAACACCGAGCATTGCCATCTGCAGTCAAAAcgtga